One genomic window of Nakamurella panacisegetis includes the following:
- a CDS encoding TOPRIM nucleotidyl transferase/hydrolase domain-containing protein codes for MEGPERPLPTDTRTVVLVEGASDRRAVEALAGRRGRSLLAEGIAVVAMGGATNITKFLVYYGPTGRNLRVAGLYDQGEVRFFRRGLARAGLGDNLSVAAMAALGFHPCVVDLEDELIRALGVSATERLLAENDDLAAFRTMEQQPASIGRPTLALLHRFMGTRGGRKIRYATLMVDALPLDEVPRPLRMLVDQL; via the coding sequence ATGGAGGGTCCGGAGCGGCCGTTGCCGACCGACACCCGCACCGTGGTGCTGGTCGAGGGGGCGAGCGACCGGCGCGCGGTCGAGGCGTTGGCCGGGCGTCGGGGACGCAGCCTGCTCGCCGAGGGAATCGCGGTGGTGGCCATGGGCGGAGCCACGAACATCACGAAATTCCTCGTGTACTACGGGCCGACCGGTCGGAATCTGCGGGTCGCGGGCCTGTACGACCAAGGCGAAGTGCGGTTCTTCCGGCGGGGCCTGGCCCGCGCGGGTCTCGGCGACAACCTTTCGGTCGCGGCCATGGCGGCTCTCGGTTTTCATCCCTGCGTGGTCGATCTGGAAGACGAATTGATCCGCGCGCTCGGCGTGTCAGCAACGGAGCGACTGCTGGCCGAAAACGATGACCTGGCGGCCTTTCGCACCATGGAGCAGCAACCCGCGTCGATCGGCCGCCCGACCCTGGCCCTGCTGCATCGGTTCATGGGCACCCGCGGCGGCCGGAAGATCCGGTACGCCACCCTCATGGTCGATGCCCTCCCCCTCGACGAGGTCCCCCGGCCGTTGCGAATGCTGGTCGATCAGCTGTAG
- a CDS encoding fatty acid desaturase family protein, with protein sequence MSSTAIRARRAARPPSDYSQVLQSAQSLNLMRRAYSYYAIRFGMLAAALAGVWVAFAFVGNSWSQLAIAATLGLVLTQIIFYSHDAAHRQVFAGQKANEMAALIMGTLIGGVSLAWWHNKHNKHHAAPNQIGKDSDIAASVVHFYPAENPPRNRVLGFLHRRQGWWFFPLLAVEMLNLHVQGVQAVVTRKGLKRRWIEAAMLVVRLGGYPAILFIFLSPGIAGAFLGVQLAVTGMYLGVSFAASHIGMAILPHDSRIDFFRRQVLTSRNIAGGRIASFAMGGLNYQIEHHLFPSMPRPHLHKVRTVVQNYCANSQVEYNEVSILRAWRIVAVYLNKVGLSASRFQCPMVASLR encoded by the coding sequence ATGAGTTCGACGGCCATTCGCGCTCGCCGCGCGGCAAGACCGCCGAGCGACTACTCCCAAGTGCTGCAGTCCGCGCAGTCGCTGAACCTGATGCGGCGCGCCTACAGCTACTACGCGATCCGGTTCGGCATGCTGGCCGCCGCTCTGGCCGGGGTGTGGGTCGCCTTCGCCTTCGTCGGGAACAGTTGGAGTCAGCTGGCCATCGCGGCCACGCTAGGTCTCGTGCTGACGCAGATCATCTTCTACAGCCACGACGCCGCCCACCGGCAGGTGTTCGCCGGACAGAAGGCCAACGAGATGGCGGCCCTGATCATGGGCACCTTGATCGGCGGCGTCAGCCTGGCGTGGTGGCACAACAAGCACAACAAGCATCATGCCGCCCCGAACCAGATCGGCAAGGACTCGGACATCGCCGCTTCGGTCGTGCACTTCTACCCGGCCGAGAACCCGCCGCGCAACCGGGTGCTGGGCTTCCTGCACCGCCGGCAGGGCTGGTGGTTCTTCCCGCTGCTGGCCGTCGAGATGCTCAACCTCCACGTCCAAGGCGTCCAGGCCGTCGTCACGCGCAAGGGTCTCAAGCGCCGCTGGATCGAGGCGGCGATGCTGGTGGTCCGTCTAGGCGGCTACCCGGCGATCCTGTTCATCTTCCTGTCCCCGGGTATCGCCGGAGCGTTCCTGGGCGTGCAACTCGCGGTCACCGGGATGTATCTGGGCGTCTCCTTCGCCGCCAGCCACATCGGCATGGCGATCCTGCCGCACGATTCCCGCATCGACTTCTTCCGCCGTCAGGTGCTCACCTCCCGCAACATCGCCGGCGGCCGGATCGCGAGTTTCGCCATGGGCGGCCTGAACTATCAGATCGAGCACCACCTGTTCCCGAGCATGCCCCGGCCGCACCTGCACAAGGTCCGCACGGTGGTGCAGAACTACTGCGCCAACAGCCAGGTCGAGTACAACGAGGTCAGCATTCTGCGGGCATGGCGGATCGTGGCCGTCTACCTGAACAAGGTGGGCCTGTCCGCCAGCCGTTTCCAGTGCCCCATGGTCGCGTCCCTCCGATAG
- a CDS encoding LysR family transcriptional regulator, with protein sequence MELRQLEYFLAVCDEGSFTRAAQRLHVVQSAVSAAIKNLERELHTVLFVRSSKQMDLTEAGRALLPKARATIDAAVAARDVVAEVRTGLRGTVRVGTMTSVAPIDVPDVVGRFHRAYPGVTLSLRANMTGSAGLAELVVNGGLDLAILSISGGAPAGLQLRSLGSSPLLLVVRDDHRLADRADATLADVADEPFIDFPVGFGNRTIVDRAFREAGRRRRVVVEIADAGEAAAYVRAGLGVSLVPGFVRPRPDGVAVLTISDVDLTWPVQLAQPADRPPSAAASVLAQMMVDAAPPTAV encoded by the coding sequence ATGGAACTCCGGCAGCTCGAGTACTTCCTGGCCGTGTGCGACGAAGGCAGCTTCACTCGGGCCGCACAGCGCCTGCACGTGGTCCAGTCGGCGGTCAGCGCCGCCATCAAGAACCTGGAACGCGAGCTGCACACGGTGCTGTTCGTCCGCAGCTCCAAGCAGATGGACCTGACCGAGGCCGGGCGGGCGCTGCTGCCCAAGGCACGGGCCACGATCGACGCCGCGGTGGCCGCGCGTGACGTGGTCGCCGAGGTGCGGACCGGGCTGCGCGGCACCGTGCGCGTCGGCACGATGACCTCGGTCGCGCCGATCGATGTGCCCGACGTGGTCGGGCGCTTCCACCGGGCCTATCCGGGCGTCACATTGTCGTTGCGGGCCAATATGACCGGATCGGCCGGTCTGGCCGAGCTCGTGGTCAACGGCGGCCTGGACCTGGCCATTCTCTCGATCAGCGGCGGCGCGCCGGCCGGGCTGCAACTACGTTCGCTCGGGTCCAGCCCGCTGCTCCTGGTGGTGCGGGACGACCATCGCCTGGCCGACCGGGCCGACGCCACCCTGGCCGACGTGGCCGACGAGCCGTTCATCGACTTTCCGGTGGGCTTCGGTAACCGGACCATTGTCGACCGCGCGTTTCGCGAGGCCGGGCGGCGGCGCCGGGTCGTCGTCGAGATCGCCGATGCCGGCGAGGCGGCGGCCTACGTCAGGGCCGGGTTGGGGGTGAGTCTGGTGCCCGGCTTCGTCCGGCCACGCCCCGACGGGGTGGCCGTGCTCACGATCTCGGACGTCGATCTGACCTGGCCGGTGCAGCTGGCGCAGCCGGCCGATCGGCCGCCGAGTGCGGCGGCGTCCGTGCTGGCCCAGATGATGGTCGACGCGGCGCCGCCGACGGCGGTCTGA
- a CDS encoding MFS transporter produces the protein MSVITTAQQHRTRHGLGFWLIAAVFVTAMAFSTVSTPLYPLYEKRDGFGSFTVTIVFAVYAVGVVTSLLLFGHVSDWVGRRRILLPALSIEIVAAVVFVVWPDLPGLIMARFITGFAVGMITATATAHLSELHAASRPEQGTARFELVSTAANIGGLGLGPLVAGILAQWAPAPLTTPYLVFAGLLGLGIVAVQLTPETVVAPTEPVPYRPQRVSLGHGDKRKILAAMAAGFTAFAVFGLFTSLAPTFLSGTLGHPARVLAGAVVFIVFTVSALAQSFTRGMAPHRQMLTGIVGEAAGLVVLTVGVESAALAPFLVGGALAGAGAGVLFKSAIGTVVAQAPAAQRGEALAGLFLIAYLGLIGPVLAVGLATQYISTASALLWFSAVLLLLLLSLGVLARRRAA, from the coding sequence ATGTCCGTCATCACCACCGCACAACAGCACCGCACCCGTCACGGCCTGGGTTTCTGGTTGATCGCCGCGGTGTTCGTCACCGCCATGGCCTTCTCCACCGTCTCCACTCCGCTGTACCCGCTGTACGAGAAGCGCGACGGCTTCGGCTCGTTCACCGTCACCATCGTGTTCGCCGTCTACGCGGTCGGGGTGGTGACCAGCCTCCTGTTGTTCGGGCACGTCTCGGACTGGGTGGGCCGGCGACGGATCCTGTTGCCCGCCCTGAGCATCGAGATCGTCGCCGCCGTCGTGTTCGTCGTCTGGCCCGATCTTCCCGGCCTGATCATGGCCCGGTTCATCACCGGATTCGCGGTCGGCATGATCACCGCCACCGCGACCGCTCACCTGAGCGAACTGCACGCGGCGAGTCGGCCGGAGCAGGGCACCGCCCGTTTCGAACTGGTCTCCACCGCGGCCAACATCGGCGGTCTCGGCCTGGGCCCGCTGGTCGCCGGGATCCTGGCTCAGTGGGCACCGGCTCCGCTCACCACCCCCTACCTGGTGTTCGCCGGCCTCCTGGGGCTCGGCATCGTGGCCGTCCAGCTCACCCCGGAGACCGTTGTCGCGCCGACCGAACCGGTTCCGTACCGGCCGCAGCGGGTCAGCCTGGGCCACGGCGACAAGAGGAAGATTCTGGCCGCGATGGCCGCGGGCTTCACCGCGTTCGCCGTGTTCGGCCTGTTCACGTCGCTGGCGCCGACATTCCTGTCGGGGACCCTCGGGCACCCGGCCCGGGTGCTGGCCGGCGCCGTCGTGTTCATCGTCTTCACCGTCTCCGCCCTGGCCCAGTCGTTCACGCGTGGCATGGCCCCGCACCGCCAGATGCTCACCGGCATCGTCGGTGAAGCCGCGGGTCTGGTGGTGCTGACCGTCGGTGTGGAATCGGCGGCACTCGCACCGTTCCTGGTCGGCGGGGCGCTGGCCGGAGCCGGCGCCGGCGTGTTGTTCAAATCCGCGATCGGAACCGTCGTGGCGCAGGCACCGGCCGCCCAGCGCGGTGAAGCGCTGGCCGGCCTGTTCCTGATCGCCTACCTGGGCCTCATCGGACCGGTGCTGGCCGTCGGGCTGGCCACGCAGTACATCTCGACCGCCAGTGCGTTGTTGTGGTTCTCGGCGGTCCTGCTTCTCCTGCTTCTCTCCCTGGGCGTCCTGGCTCGCCGCCGCGCCGCCTGA
- the nhaA gene encoding Na+/H+ antiporter NhaA: protein MSEKITHRVLGRGSWPEASRVAEILRKETVGGALLLVATVVALVWANSPWSDSYAALRDRSFGFSAWHLELSVGQWAADGLLAIFFFVAGLELKREFVAGDLRDPRRAAIPVIAAVSGVTVPALLFTVLNLGDVAKLRGWAVPTATDIAFALAVLAVISTHLPSGLRTFLLTLAVVDDLLAITIIAIFYTSSLAVVPLLLALIPLALFAFLVQRRVRSWYLLIPLAVAAWALVHASGIHATVAGVLLAFTVPVLRSDAAGGPDAGPGLAEHFEHRLRPLSSGFAVPVFAFFSAGVTIGGVAGLGHSLADRVTIGVIVALVAGKTIGIFGSTFLMARFTRARLDDELAWTDVFGMALLAGVGFTVSLLIGELAFGPGSPSDEHVKVGVLLGSLLAAVLAAAVLRSRNRTYRRICEAEERDDDLDGVPDVYR from the coding sequence GTGTCGGAGAAGATCACCCATCGTGTGCTGGGCCGTGGCTCGTGGCCGGAGGCCAGCCGGGTCGCGGAGATCCTCCGCAAGGAAACGGTCGGCGGCGCACTGCTACTGGTGGCCACCGTCGTTGCCCTGGTCTGGGCGAATTCCCCGTGGTCGGATTCCTATGCCGCCCTGCGGGATCGCTCGTTCGGGTTCTCGGCCTGGCACCTGGAGCTCTCCGTCGGACAGTGGGCCGCGGACGGCCTGTTGGCCATCTTCTTCTTCGTCGCCGGCCTGGAACTCAAACGTGAGTTCGTGGCCGGTGACCTGAGAGACCCGCGCCGCGCGGCGATCCCGGTGATCGCCGCGGTCAGCGGGGTGACGGTGCCGGCCCTGCTGTTCACCGTGCTGAACCTGGGCGACGTCGCCAAGCTGCGGGGCTGGGCGGTGCCGACCGCCACCGACATCGCTTTCGCGCTGGCCGTTCTGGCCGTGATCAGCACCCACCTGCCGTCCGGCCTGCGGACCTTCCTGCTCACCCTGGCCGTCGTCGACGACCTGCTGGCGATCACCATCATCGCCATCTTCTACACCAGTTCGCTGGCCGTGGTGCCGTTGCTGCTGGCGCTGATTCCCCTGGCGCTCTTCGCTTTTCTGGTTCAACGCCGAGTTCGATCCTGGTATCTGCTGATTCCGTTGGCCGTGGCCGCCTGGGCGTTGGTGCACGCATCGGGAATCCATGCAACGGTGGCCGGCGTGCTGCTCGCGTTCACCGTCCCGGTGCTGCGCAGCGATGCGGCCGGCGGGCCGGACGCCGGCCCCGGCCTGGCCGAACATTTCGAACATCGTCTGCGGCCGTTGTCGTCCGGTTTCGCCGTGCCGGTGTTCGCGTTCTTCTCGGCCGGCGTCACGATCGGGGGAGTGGCCGGCCTCGGTCACTCCCTGGCCGACCGGGTCACGATCGGGGTCATCGTCGCCCTGGTGGCCGGCAAGACGATCGGCATCTTCGGATCCACCTTCCTGATGGCCCGATTCACCAGGGCGAGGTTGGACGACGAGTTGGCCTGGACCGACGTCTTCGGCATGGCCCTGCTGGCCGGCGTCGGATTCACGGTTTCGTTGCTGATCGGGGAGCTGGCCTTCGGGCCAGGGAGCCCGTCCGACGAACACGTCAAGGTCGGCGTACTGCTCGGCTCGCTGCTGGCCGCCGTCCTGGCCGCCGCGGTGTTGCGCTCCCGGAACCGTACGTACCGCCGGATCTGCGAGGCGGAGGAACGCGACGACGACCTCGACGGTGTCCCTGACGTCTACCGCTAA
- a CDS encoding alpha/beta fold hydrolase encodes MEVRVGQTDVHCVQHGTGRAVLVLHGAGVDHREVEACFEPALSRDPGLRRIYPDLPGMGRTVAPASMRSADDVLDVLLGLADEVAGDRPLLLIGHSAGAYYAQAMAARRPAQVAGLALVCPLVPGVRDVPEHRVVTGSGTLGDATFRDYFVIQTPEMLQRYERYVAPAATLVDQAALERIGEHWELTPPGGGPYAGPVLLVAGRLDSAIGYAAAVDLLQAYPHSSLAVLDDAGHALPHEQPDLLRALISDWLKRAAI; translated from the coding sequence ATGGAGGTCCGAGTCGGCCAGACGGACGTGCACTGCGTCCAGCACGGAACCGGTCGGGCGGTGCTCGTCCTGCACGGCGCCGGCGTCGACCACCGCGAGGTGGAAGCCTGCTTCGAGCCCGCGCTCAGCCGCGACCCGGGGCTCCGCCGCATCTATCCTGACCTGCCCGGCATGGGACGTACGGTCGCCCCGGCGTCGATGCGAAGCGCCGATGACGTCCTTGACGTCCTGCTGGGTCTGGCCGACGAGGTCGCCGGCGACCGACCGCTCCTCCTGATCGGCCACTCGGCCGGTGCCTACTACGCGCAGGCGATGGCGGCCCGGCGTCCGGCCCAGGTGGCGGGTCTGGCTCTCGTCTGTCCCCTGGTGCCGGGTGTGCGCGACGTTCCGGAGCACCGCGTGGTTACCGGATCGGGCACGCTCGGAGACGCCACGTTCCGGGACTACTTCGTCATCCAGACGCCCGAGATGCTCCAGCGCTACGAGCGATACGTCGCACCGGCGGCAACCCTGGTGGATCAGGCTGCGCTAGAACGGATCGGGGAGCACTGGGAGCTCACGCCGCCAGGCGGGGGGCCATACGCCGGCCCGGTGCTGCTCGTGGCCGGACGCCTGGATTCGGCCATCGGGTACGCGGCCGCCGTCGACCTGCTCCAGGCCTACCCCCACTCCTCACTCGCCGTGCTCGACGACGCAGGGCATGCGCTGCCGCACGAGCAGCCGGACCTCCTCCGTGCCCTCATCTCGGATTGGCTGAAACGGGCCGCGATCTGA
- a CDS encoding mycothiol transferase — protein MTDITEEAADQPPVWVPPPWEPPVAGTEVGHLLGALDRQRATFRWKADGLDADGLNARIGASTLTIGGLLKHLAVVEDEKFGVWLSGAPLGEPWLSMGGPPEGDDADVWIFTSATDDSPEDLYALYDGAVRRSHERLALALPNGGLDQPLRIDFGAYGHPSLRRLLFDLLEEYGRHTGHADLLREAIDGRVGEDPPPDWRPWPDNG, from the coding sequence ATGACCGATATCACTGAGGAAGCCGCAGATCAGCCGCCTGTTTGGGTCCCGCCCCCGTGGGAACCGCCGGTCGCCGGGACGGAGGTCGGCCACCTGCTGGGTGCGTTGGACCGCCAGCGGGCGACGTTCCGCTGGAAGGCCGACGGGCTGGACGCCGACGGGTTGAACGCGAGGATCGGCGCCTCGACGCTGACCATCGGTGGCCTGCTCAAGCACCTGGCCGTGGTCGAGGACGAGAAGTTCGGGGTGTGGTTGTCCGGAGCGCCGCTCGGCGAGCCGTGGCTCAGCATGGGTGGCCCGCCCGAGGGTGACGACGCCGACGTGTGGATCTTCACCTCGGCCACGGACGACTCACCGGAAGACCTCTACGCCCTGTACGACGGGGCCGTGCGGCGGTCTCACGAGCGGTTGGCGCTGGCACTGCCCAACGGTGGTCTGGATCAGCCGCTGCGCATCGACTTCGGTGCCTACGGCCATCCGAGCCTGCGGCGGCTTCTGTTCGACCTGCTGGAGGAATACGGGCGCCACACCGGACACGCCGATCTGCTGCGCGAGGCGATCGACGGTCGGGTCGGCGAGGACCCGCCCCCGGACTGGCGACCCTGGCCGGACAACGGCTGA
- a CDS encoding FUSC family protein, which yields MLTTFARRLRAGWLPLLEATAGATLAWFVAATLIGHHQPFFAPAATIIVLSQARGARITRALEVFLAVAGGVLLADIVAQLLEPWPTLTIAVLIVVTLTITTALDAGPVVVVQATVSALYVAVVSPPTQTLVPNRFLDALVGGGIALLISQVGAARDPFGPAVDQIRGICDRIVAVIRTSADAVEQHDRLLASEALAQARASDAAVTGLQDAATGAREALQLDPVRRQQRAGVTALLAAIRQLDYVVRGARILARASVTVTNWPATEASTTADIPVALRHLERAVGHLGLALIAELRRDEPGSTSARAALDAEAMATIDAARSILAVRQPLPIVMIVGQLRSITIDLLRGAGNDDTEVLNRVDQALGFPTL from the coding sequence ATGCTCACCACTTTCGCCCGGCGGTTGCGGGCCGGCTGGCTGCCCCTGCTGGAGGCCACCGCCGGCGCCACCCTCGCCTGGTTCGTCGCGGCCACCCTGATCGGCCATCACCAGCCGTTCTTCGCGCCGGCGGCGACCATCATCGTGCTGTCGCAGGCGCGAGGCGCCCGGATCACCCGGGCGCTCGAGGTGTTCCTCGCCGTCGCCGGGGGCGTGCTGCTGGCCGACATCGTGGCGCAGCTGCTGGAACCGTGGCCCACGTTGACCATCGCCGTACTGATCGTGGTCACCCTGACCATCACCACCGCCCTGGACGCCGGCCCGGTGGTGGTCGTGCAGGCCACCGTCTCGGCGCTGTACGTGGCGGTCGTGTCACCCCCGACGCAGACCCTGGTGCCCAACCGCTTCCTGGATGCATTGGTCGGCGGTGGCATAGCCCTCCTGATCAGCCAGGTCGGCGCCGCCCGCGACCCGTTCGGCCCGGCGGTCGACCAGATCAGGGGGATCTGCGACCGCATCGTCGCCGTCATCCGCACGTCGGCCGACGCCGTCGAGCAGCACGACCGGCTCCTGGCCTCCGAAGCGCTGGCCCAGGCCCGCGCGTCGGACGCCGCGGTGACCGGACTGCAGGACGCCGCCACCGGCGCCCGCGAGGCCCTGCAACTCGATCCGGTCCGGCGACAACAACGCGCCGGGGTGACCGCGCTGCTGGCCGCGATCCGGCAACTCGACTATGTGGTGCGGGGCGCCCGCATCCTGGCCCGAGCATCGGTCACGGTGACCAACTGGCCCGCCACGGAGGCCTCGACGACGGCCGACATACCGGTCGCCCTCCGCCATCTCGAACGCGCCGTCGGGCACCTCGGCTTGGCCCTGATCGCCGAACTCCGGCGCGACGAGCCGGGCTCCACCAGCGCTCGAGCCGCACTCGATGCCGAGGCGATGGCCACCATCGACGCTGCCCGATCGATCCTGGCCGTCCGCCAGCCGCTTCCGATCGTCATGATCGTCGGCCAGCTCCGGTCGATCACCATCGATCTGCTGCGCGGTGCCGGGAACGACGACACCGAGGTACTGAACCGGGTCGATCAGGCCCTCGGATTCCCCACTCTGTGA